From one Suicoccus acidiformans genomic stretch:
- a CDS encoding helix-turn-helix domain-containing protein, whose product MKSQKKTQAEKIEIVKNYLATEMSYRETAEKYQVSYNNVYSWVKKYRKHRPDGLFDGRAGENLTAFKQKKRSLKQRSLL is encoded by the coding sequence ATGAAAAGCCAGAAGAAAACACAAGCAGAAAAAATTGAGATTGTCAAAAATTATCTAGCAACTGAGATGTCCTATAGAGAAACTGCTGAGAAATATCAAGTATCTTACAACAATGTCTATTCTTGGGTTAAAAAGTACCGCAAGCATAGGCCGGATGGCCTCTTCGATGGTAGGGCAGGAGAAAACCTGACAGCATTCAAACAGAAGAAGAGAAGCTTAAAACAGAGATCGCTGCTTTAA
- a CDS encoding alpha/beta hydrolase has product MNAHYIHVPYYNHKRRVRVLLPKDYANEVDQYYPVVYMHDGQNVFYSKEAFVGHSWKVIPTIKNNPQLPKMIIVGIDNAEERRLDEYGPWETDTDVSGMGGDGIAYGNWVVNTVKPFIDSHYRTKTDRANTLLAGSSMGGIITAYMGSAYPEVFGGLGVFSSASWFSEDAFQRYVAEHPLHPETKVYIQVGTDEGDDTDAQFIHGSMKQTYIDSSLMYYQNLLAHDHPMAKIWLRILAEESHHEKYWATHFPAFLHYMFDIEMP; this is encoded by the coding sequence ATGAATGCGCATTATATTCATGTGCCGTATTATAACCATAAGCGTCGGGTGCGCGTCTTGTTGCCGAAGGATTATGCTAATGAGGTTGATCAGTATTATCCGGTGGTGTATATGCATGACGGGCAGAATGTCTTTTATAGTAAGGAGGCGTTCGTGGGGCATTCTTGGAAGGTGATTCCGACGATTAAGAATAATCCGCAATTGCCGAAGATGATTATTGTAGGGATTGATAATGCTGAGGAGCGTCGCCTGGATGAGTACGGTCCTTGGGAAACGGATACGGATGTGAGTGGTATGGGCGGTGACGGGATTGCTTACGGTAATTGGGTGGTGAATACGGTGAAGCCCTTCATTGATAGCCATTACCGGACGAAGACGGACCGGGCCAATACGCTGCTGGCAGGAAGTTCTATGGGTGGGATTATTACTGCCTATATGGGCTCGGCCTATCCTGAGGTCTTCGGTGGGCTAGGTGTCTTCTCGTCAGCTTCTTGGTTTAGTGAGGACGCCTTTCAACGGTATGTGGCTGAGCATCCTTTGCATCCGGAGACGAAGGTGTATATCCAAGTCGGGACGGATGAAGGCGATGATACCGATGCCCAATTCATTCACGGATCCATGAAGCAAACCTATATCGATTCCTCTTTAATGTACTATCAGAATTTACTAGCCCATGACCACCCCATGGCCAAAATATGGCTGCGCATCTTAGCTGAAGAAAGCCACCACGAGAAATACTGGGCCACTCATTTCCCGGCCTTCCTACATTATATGTTTGACATTGAAATGCCTTAG
- the recQ gene encoding DNA helicase RecQ, whose amino-acid sequence MRCRRGYTGREKFVILGLYFARRRALMSLEHALSQYFGYEAFRSGQREIVEAILRQEDVLAILPTGGGKSICYQLPALLMEGLTIVISPLISLMKDQVDTLVNHNIPAAYLNSSLSTEDYIQTMQALRAGELKLLYVAPERLEQDGFIQQMNALNIAMIAVDEAHCVSQWGHDFRPSYRTITDFINQLDERPIVAAFTATATQLVRDDIAVQLDLAEPAVFLNSFDRPNIKFTVKEPAHKFNELLQEVNEADAMVIYANSRKNVDQLYDKLKARRYRVAKYHAGLAAEARDQAQNDFIYDEVNLIVATNAFGMGIDKTDVRKVIHYNMPKDLESYYQEAGRAGRDSLEAEAVLLFGNQDIVQSRFLIDQSQDPYVNERLNQMIQYTQYTGCLRQFILRYFGEELAEPCMNCSSCLREFRQKDVTKEAQMVLSCIIRMKQPFGTTMVADVLRGSQNQKIKDWSFDRLSTYGLLKNRSDSEVKDIISQLLASGDLGVNEFRGLVPTQQATQVLKGERSVLIKEKKRTRRQTRPTEVSGNFKAVLADEDKELFEILREVRSVLAKQEKMPAYIIFNNRSLIDMSQKRPTTYVDFLNVEGVGQVKANKYWEVFTDAIQAYVDGADDIGID is encoded by the coding sequence TTGCGCTGCAGGAGGGGTTATACAGGGCGGGAGAAATTTGTTATACTAGGTTTATATTTTGCAAGAAGGAGGGCTTTGATGAGCCTTGAACATGCATTAAGTCAATATTTCGGTTACGAAGCCTTTCGCAGTGGGCAGAGGGAGATTGTCGAGGCAATTCTGCGCCAGGAGGATGTTCTGGCAATTCTGCCGACGGGGGGCGGTAAGTCTATTTGCTATCAGCTGCCTGCCCTGCTTATGGAGGGGCTGACGATTGTTATTTCGCCGCTAATTTCGTTGATGAAGGATCAGGTGGATACGCTGGTTAATCATAATATTCCGGCGGCTTATTTAAATTCTTCCTTGTCGACTGAGGATTATATTCAAACCATGCAAGCCTTGCGCGCGGGGGAATTGAAACTTCTCTATGTGGCACCGGAGCGGCTGGAGCAAGATGGGTTTATCCAGCAGATGAATGCGCTGAATATTGCGATGATTGCCGTGGACGAAGCCCACTGTGTGTCCCAATGGGGGCACGATTTCCGGCCGAGTTACCGAACGATTACGGATTTTATCAATCAGCTGGATGAGCGGCCGATTGTGGCTGCTTTTACGGCGACGGCTACCCAGCTGGTGCGGGATGATATTGCGGTGCAGCTGGATTTAGCAGAGCCGGCCGTTTTCCTGAACTCTTTTGACCGGCCGAATATTAAATTTACTGTGAAGGAGCCAGCCCACAAGTTCAACGAGCTGCTCCAGGAAGTCAATGAAGCGGATGCCATGGTCATCTATGCCAATTCTCGCAAAAATGTTGACCAACTCTACGACAAGTTGAAAGCCCGCCGCTACCGCGTCGCCAAGTATCATGCCGGCCTTGCCGCTGAGGCGCGTGATCAGGCGCAGAATGACTTTATTTATGACGAAGTGAATTTGATTGTGGCGACGAACGCTTTTGGGATGGGGATTGACAAGACGGACGTCCGCAAGGTCATCCACTACAATATGCCCAAGGACTTGGAAAGCTACTACCAGGAAGCCGGCCGGGCTGGGCGCGATTCGTTGGAAGCTGAGGCGGTGTTGCTTTTTGGCAATCAGGATATTGTGCAAAGTCGCTTCCTGATTGATCAGAGCCAGGACCCTTATGTCAACGAACGCTTGAACCAGATGATTCAATATACCCAGTATACGGGCTGCTTGCGGCAATTTATCTTGCGTTATTTCGGTGAAGAACTGGCCGAGCCCTGCATGAATTGCTCAAGTTGCCTGCGTGAATTTCGTCAAAAAGATGTCACCAAAGAGGCGCAAATGGTGCTGTCTTGCATTATTCGCATGAAGCAGCCTTTTGGGACGACGATGGTGGCTGATGTCTTGCGCGGTAGCCAAAATCAGAAGATTAAGGATTGGTCTTTCGACCGTCTGTCGACCTATGGCCTGCTCAAGAATCGCTCGGATAGCGAAGTAAAAGATATTATTTCCCAGTTGCTAGCTAGTGGCGACTTGGGCGTAAATGAATTCCGCGGGCTGGTGCCGACCCAGCAAGCTACGCAAGTGCTCAAGGGCGAGCGCAGTGTGCTGATTAAAGAGAAGAAACGGACCAGACGGCAGACGCGACCGACCGAAGTGTCGGGGAATTTTAAGGCGGTGTTGGCGGATGAGGACAAGGAATTGTTCGAGATTTTGCGCGAGGTGCGCAGTGTGCTGGCCAAGCAAGAGAAGATGCCGGCCTATATTATCTTTAATAATCGCAGCCTGATTGATATGAGCCAGAAGCGGCCGACCACCTATGTGGATTTTCTGAACGTGGAAGGCGTTGGACAGGTCAAGGCGAATAAATATTGGGAAGTCTTCACGGACGCCATTCAAGCCTATGTGGATGGTGCCGATGATATTGGAATTGATTAG
- a CDS encoding metal-sulfur cluster assembly factor, producing the protein MEEALTMEEQIASQLESVIDPELGIDIVNLGLVYEVGYKEPLKQAYVLMTLTTIGCPLIDVIADDVHNALKQIDGVDEVDLEITFDPPWTVDNMSRYARIALGIG; encoded by the coding sequence ATGGAAGAAGCTTTGACGATGGAAGAGCAGATCGCTTCGCAGCTGGAGTCGGTGATTGATCCGGAGCTGGGGATTGATATTGTGAATCTGGGGCTTGTTTATGAGGTGGGCTATAAGGAGCCGCTCAAGCAGGCCTACGTGCTGATGACCTTGACTACGATTGGCTGTCCGCTGATTGATGTTATCGCCGACGACGTGCATAATGCACTCAAGCAAATTGATGGGGTGGATGAAGTCGATCTGGAGATCACTTTTGACCCACCGTGGACCGTCGACAACATGAGTCGCTACGCCCGGATTGCCCTAGGCATCGGTTAA